The Coffea eugenioides isolate CCC68of chromosome 8, Ceug_1.0, whole genome shotgun sequence genome has a segment encoding these proteins:
- the LOC113779748 gene encoding uncharacterized protein LOC113779748 gives MAATIFEIAHQEQQLTDSLQDLSIHDQSEMMEEEKMKGNGTCAAGEMTSVGCESSSGVADSHFDNNSPHHDGVCAICLNHIILQETALVKGCEHAYCVNCILHWASYKKEPTCPQCKQPFESLNIHRSLDGSIHDYMFEESVCLLLRATWYKPLIVEERDEVEDDMGYFYSYAYEDEEEEEMDEIYFGGSSSIRIGNRRWGDNGYVRAGRQEARPIPRPNTQESGAGPSRQPRKKETAAARESPAVGRRAKRALKREAADKAAAAKHQQHLARLGRK, from the exons ATGGCTGCTACAATTTTCGAAATCGCCCATCAAGAGCAACAACTCACCGACTCTCTTCAAGATCTATCCATCCACGACCAG AGTGAGATGATGGAGGAAGAGAAAATGAAGGGTAACGGTACTTGTGCAGCAGGGGAGATGACTTCAGTGGGATGTGAGAGTAGCAGTGGTGTTGCTGACAGTCATTTTGATAACAATAGTCCCCATCATGATGGAGTTTGTGcaatttgtttgaatcatatTATTCTTCAGGAAACTGCACTTGTAAAAGGTTGCGAGCATGCCTACTG CGTGAACTGCATACTGCATTGGGCATCTTACAAGAAGGAACCTACATGTCCCCAGTGCAAACAACCATTTGAGTCTCTCAATATTCATCGGTCCCTTGATGGAAG CATTCATGATTATATGTTCGAGGAGAGTGTGTGTCTCCTCCTAAGAGCCACATGGTACAAGCCCTTGATTGTGGAGGAAAGGGATGAGGTGGAAGATGACATGGGATATTTCTATTCCTATGCCTacgaagatgaagaagaagaagagatggATGAGATTTACTTTGGTGGTTCATCGAGTATACGGATTGGTAACAGAAGATGGGGGGACAATGGTTATGTTCGAGCAGGAAGGCAGGAAGCTAGGCCAATTCCTCGCCCCAATACCCAAGAATCTGGGGCAGGACCATCTCGCCAGcctagaaagaaagaaactgcAGCTGCAAGAGAATCGCCAGCAGTGGGCCGAAGGGCTAAAAGGGCTCTGAAGCGTGAAGCTGCCGATAAAGCAGCTGCTGCAAAGCATCAGCAGCATTTGGCAAGGTTGGGTCGCAAGTGA
- the LOC113779181 gene encoding uncharacterized protein LOC113779181: MGKRRAGGEGTSRNVRQRGDNLECDIHQSGSIDIRENGGAESNSARMRTGARHDAADASSSANVENLQSEQVVRAAISRSTYSTRSSTHMVKEIIDKLTPEQENAIKDLGFAPILKILAFNLDNDYCSWLVDHFNAEQRTLNVHGRSLKVTPKHVGYVTGLNSEGLDVAALESELSLDDNLLTEFNIQLDNGGEIGLARLRTSLMKTNSSGTDFKVKFVLFLLCRLLCPRTKLVIRKSLLAVVAKVDNFKNMNWSKYILDHLIDSLRDQRQRNQFEFVGCIVVLMILYFEHFCIHGDTYTALCNRHIPRVEDWDEEVLKRKVDQLKVMGVFNGAQVDAMFEDHSVGEERRLEDGIEKIESRLQSIEDAMRDLKGQVEQFHQMVTRLVEMMEVNQKMVLQEMRRINAKSSIVCESCGMNGDGLHNFGDCAICLNRMMLQETALVKGCQHAYCVTCILRWASYKEQPTCPLCTRPFEFLITHRSPDGSIRSYMSEESVRHLLEASWFSLPVDEEDLDEISVGS, encoded by the exons AT GGGAAAGAGGAGGGCGGGAGGCGAAGGAACTAGTCGTAACGTACGGCAGAGAGGTGATAATCTGGAATGTGATATTCATCAAAGTGGTAGTATTGACATTAGAGAGAATGGAGGGGCTGAAAGTAATTCAGCCAGAATGAGGACGGGAGCAAGACATGATGCAGCAGATGCAAGCAGCAGTGCGAATGTAGAAAACTTGCAGTCTGAACAAGTTGTTAGAGCAGCCATTTCACGA TCAACATATAGCACTAGAAGCTCGACGCATATGGTGAAAGAAATAATTGACAAGCTCACGCCAGAACAAGAGAATGCAATTAAGGATCTAGGTTTTGCACCGATTCTAAAGATACTAGCTTTCAATCTAGATAATGATTACTGTTCTTGGTTGGTGGACCATTTCAATGCAGAGCAGAGGACATTGAATGTCCATGGTAGAAGTTTGAAGGTGACTCCTAAGCATGTTGGGTATGTAACGGGGTTGAATAGTGAAGGCTTGGATGTAGCTGCTTTAGAAAGTGAATTGTCTTTGGATGATAATTTACTGACTGAATTTAACATTCAGTTGGACAATGGTGGTGAGATAGGCTTGGCCAGACTGAGAACTAGTCTAATGAAGACCAACAGCAGTGGGACAGACTTCAAAGTTAAGTTTGTGCTGTTTTTGCTCTGCAGACTCTTATGCCCTAGGACGAAGCTTGTTATAAGGAAGAGCTTGCTTGCAGTAGTTGCCAAGGTGGACAATTTCAAGAACATGAACTGGTCTAAATACATCCTTGACCACCTGATTGACTCTCTTCGCGATCAGAGGCAAAGAAATCAGTTCGAGTTTGTTGGGTGCATTGTTGTTTTGATG ATCTTATACTTTGAGCATTTTTGCATCCATGGTGACACATATACAGCACTTTGTAATCGGCACATTCCACGCGTTGAAGACTGGGATGAAGAGGTGTTGAAGAGGAAGGTTGATCAGCTAAAGGTTATGGGGGTTTTCAATGGTGCACAG GTCGATGCCATGTTTGAAGATCATTCTGTTGGTGAGGAGAGACGTCTTGAGGATGGAATAGAGAAGATTGAAAGTAGGCTTCAAAGTATTGAAGATGCTATGAGGGATCTGAAAGGACAGGTTGAGCAATTTCATCAGATGGTGACGAGATTGGTTGAGATGATGGAGGTCAACCAAAAAATGGTCCTTCAGGAGATGAGAAGAATCAATGCCAAGTCCTCAATCGTCTGTGAGAGTTGTGGTATGAATGGTGATGGTCTTCATAATTTTGGGGACTGTGCAATATGTTTGAATAGAATGATGCTCCAGGAAACTGCTCTTGTAAAAGGTTGCCAGCATGCTTACTG tGTAACCTGCATCCTCCGATGGGCATCCTACAAGGAGCAACCTACCTGCCCACTATGCACGCGTCCGTTTGAATTTCTTATTACCCATCGCTCTCCCGATGGCAG CATTCGCAGTTATATGTCTGAGGAGAGCGTGCGCCATCTCCTTGAAGCCTCTTGGTTTAGTTTACCAGTTGATGAAGAAGATTTAGATGAGATTAGCGTTGGTAGTTGA
- the LOC113780462 gene encoding histone-lysine N-methyltransferase SUVR4-like, whose translation MEEKLVKSYRITQPGFSMMNLMKDICEGFLEVGTNTIHDDTVSCADAHSNPVAPKEWETHDVLNRNVKRQLTNSERSKNNLALADLKSSTSRSTVIVQKQHFPHDILSSTYYIDDITRREEDLEISLINDLNNGQHPMFKYIPRNITYHRAHAKVAFSSISDDNCCSNCFGDCLSSEIRCACADNTGGKFAYLPGGIVKEEFLEDFILMNCSPHQKNLCYCEECPLERSKDSSLSGTCNGHLVRKFIEECWYKCGCAQGFGNRIVQRGIVHRLQVFMTLEGKGWGLRTLEDLPKGAFVCEYVGEILTHMELSERNSLNTGKKNTYSVLVDAGWSTKRVLKDEETLCLDATFYGNVARFINHSCDNANLVGIPVEVKTPGHHYYHNLLIILNLPLAFFTSRKVDALEELTRDYGIDFSDHTHLVKAFRCCCGSQFCRDKKA comes from the exons ATGGAGGAAAAGCTTGTTAAATCATACAGAATCACCCAACCTGGTTTCTCTATGATGAATCTGATGAAAGATATATGTGAGGGCTTCTTAGAAGTGGGGACCAATACCATTCATGATGACACAGTAAGTTGTGCTGATGCACATTCCAATCCTGTTGCACCTAAAGAATGGGAAACTCATGATGTTTTAAATAGGAATGTCAAACGTCAA TTAACCAATAGTGAAAGGAGTAAAAACAACCTCGCACTTGCTGATCTAAAATCTTCAACTTCAAGGAGTACGGTAATAGTTCAGAAGCAACATTTTCCTCATGACATACTGAGTTCCACTTATTATATTGATGACATTACAAGACGGGAGGAGGATCTGGAGATTTCCTTGATAAATGACCTTAACAATGGGCAGCACCCCATGTTTAAGTATATCCCCAGGAACATAACATATCATAGAGCACATGCGAAAGTTGCTTTTTCTAGTATATCAGATGACAACTGTTGTTCCAATTGCTTCGGAGATTGTTTGTCTTCAGAAATACGTTGTGCTTGTGCTGATAATACTGGTGGTAAATTTGCTTACCTGCCAGGGGGTATTGTTAAAGAAGAGTTTCTTGAAGACTTTATTTTGATGAATTGCAGTCCCCACCAGAAAAATCTTTGCTACTGCGAAGAGTGTCCACTAGAGAGGTCCAAGGATAGTAGCTTGTCTGGCACATGCAATGGCCATCTGGTCAGGAAGTTTATAGAAGAGTGCTGGTATAAATGTGGTTGTGCCCAGGGTTTTGGGAATCGTATTGTGCAGCGGGGCATAGTGCACAGATTGCAG GTTTTTATGACACTTGAAGGAAAGGGATGGGGCCTTAGAACCCTTGAAGACCTGCCTAAAGGTGCCTTTGTCTGCGAGTACGTGGGAGAAATATTGACCCACATGGAACTATCTGAAAGAAATTCGCTGAACACTGGAAAGAAAAATACATACTCTGTGCTAGTAGATGCGGGCTGGTCTACTAAGCGTGTCCTCAAGGATGAGGAAACTCTTTGTTTGGATGCAACCTTTTATGGAAATGTTGCTAGATTTATCAATCACAG tTGTGACAATGCCAACTTGGTTGGGATTCCAGTTGAAGTGAAGACTCCAGGTCATCATTATTACCAT AATTTACTTATTATCCTAAATCTGCCGCTTGCTTTTTTCACATCAAGGAAAGTTGATGCTTTAGAGGAGTTGACTCGG GACTATGGCATTGACTTCAGTGATCATACTCACCTGGTGAAGGCTTTCAGATGTTGCTGTGGTAGTCAATTTTGCCGAGACAAGAAAGCTTAA
- the LOC113779830 gene encoding transcription initiation factor TFIID subunit 10: protein MNATSQQQGQGQQQHPNIEGRHDDDAALSEFLASLMDYTPTIPDELVEHYLAKSGFQCPDVRLIRLVAVATQKFIADVATDALQQCKARQSAVVKDKREKQQKDKRLILTMEDLSRALHEHGVNVKHQEYFADSPSAGLDPVSRDE from the exons ATGAACGCCACCAGCCAACAGCAGGGGCAGGGGCAGCAGCAGCACCCTAACATCGAAGGCAGGCACGATGATGACGCTGCCCTCTCTGAATTCCTCGCCTCCTTGATGGACTACACTCCCACT ATTCCAGATGAATTAGTGGAGCATTACTTGGCTAAAAGCGGCTTCCAGTGCCCTGATGTGAGATT AATCAGGCTGGTTGCAGTTGCTACACAGAAGTTCATTGCTGATGTGGCTACAGATGCTCTTCA GCAATGCAAGGCAAGGCAGTCTGCTGTAGTCAAAGATAAGAGAGAGAAGCAACAAAAG GATAAGCGGCTAATTTTGACTATGGAGGATCTTTCCAGGGCATTGCATGAG CATGGCGTCAATGTGAAACATCAAGAGTATTTTGCTGACAGCCCTTCTGCTGGGTTAGATCCCGTTTCAAGGGATGAATAA